One region of Streptomyces subrutilus genomic DNA includes:
- a CDS encoding adenylate kinase, with the protein MRIVLVGPPGAGKGTQAAFLAKNLSIPHISTGDLFRANISQGTALGKQAKAFMDAGDLVPDEVTIGMAKDRMEQADAANGFLLDGFPRNVSQAEALDVMLQTAGMKLDAVLDLEVEEDEVVKRIAGRRICRNDSSHVFHVAYAQPKTEGVCDKCGGELYQRGDDSEATVRNRLEVYHTQTEPIIDYYKAQGLLVTIPALGEVADVTKRAMEALKK; encoded by the coding sequence ATGCGAATCGTCCTCGTCGGACCGCCCGGTGCGGGCAAGGGAACGCAGGCCGCGTTCCTTGCCAAGAACCTGTCGATCCCGCACATCTCCACGGGCGACCTGTTCCGGGCCAACATCAGCCAGGGCACCGCGCTGGGCAAGCAGGCGAAGGCGTTCATGGACGCCGGCGACCTGGTGCCCGACGAGGTCACCATCGGTATGGCCAAGGACCGCATGGAGCAGGCGGACGCCGCGAACGGCTTCCTGCTCGACGGCTTCCCGCGCAACGTGTCGCAGGCCGAGGCCCTCGACGTGATGCTCCAGACCGCGGGCATGAAGCTCGACGCCGTCCTCGACCTGGAGGTCGAGGAGGACGAGGTGGTCAAGCGGATCGCCGGCCGCCGGATCTGCCGCAACGACTCGTCGCACGTGTTCCACGTGGCGTACGCCCAGCCGAAGACCGAGGGCGTCTGCGACAAGTGCGGCGGCGAGCTGTACCAGCGCGGGGACGACTCCGAGGCCACGGTCCGCAACCGGCTGGAGGTCTACCACACGCAGACCGAGCCGATCATCGACTACTACAAGGCCCAGGGTCTGCTCGTGACCATCCCCGCCCTCGGTGAGGTCGCGGACGTGACGAAGCGCGCGATGGAAGCACTGAAGAAGTAG
- the map gene encoding type I methionyl aminopeptidase, which translates to MVQIKTPEQIAKMREAGLVVAAIHAATREAAVPGATTRDLDMVARKVIADAGAKSNFLGYGGFPATICTSVNEVVVHGIPDDKTVLKDGDIISIDAGAIVDGWHGDAAYTAFVGTGHAPELVELSRVTEESMWAGIAAMKLGNRLVDISKAIETYIKRQPRPSTGEHSLGKFGIIEDYGGHGIGSEMHMDPHLLNYVSRKRGKGIKLVPGVCLAIEPMVSLGTAQTEVLADDWTVITTDGTWSSHWEHSIALTEAGPIVLTSPDCGKAKLAEYGVTTAPDPLG; encoded by the coding sequence ATGGTCCAGATCAAGACCCCCGAGCAGATCGCGAAGATGCGCGAGGCGGGGCTGGTCGTCGCCGCGATCCATGCGGCGACCCGTGAGGCGGCCGTACCCGGCGCCACGACGCGGGATCTGGACATGGTGGCCCGCAAGGTCATCGCGGACGCCGGCGCGAAGTCCAACTTCCTCGGCTACGGCGGTTTCCCCGCGACCATCTGCACCTCGGTGAACGAGGTCGTGGTCCACGGCATCCCGGACGACAAGACGGTCCTCAAGGACGGCGACATCATCTCGATCGACGCCGGCGCGATCGTCGACGGCTGGCACGGGGACGCGGCCTACACCGCCTTCGTGGGCACTGGGCACGCCCCTGAGCTCGTGGAGCTCTCCCGGGTGACCGAGGAGTCCATGTGGGCCGGTATCGCCGCCATGAAGCTGGGCAACCGGCTCGTGGACATCTCGAAGGCGATCGAGACGTACATCAAGCGCCAGCCGCGGCCGTCCACCGGTGAGCACAGCCTGGGCAAGTTCGGGATCATCGAGGACTACGGCGGGCACGGCATCGGGTCCGAGATGCACATGGACCCCCACCTGCTGAACTACGTCTCGCGCAAGCGGGGCAAGGGGATCAAGCTCGTGCCGGGCGTCTGCCTGGCCATCGAGCCGATGGTCTCCCTGGGCACTGCCCAGACCGAGGTCCTGGCGGACGACTGGACGGTCATCACCACGGACGGCACGTGGTCCTCCCACTGGGAGCACTCCATCGCGCTGACCGAGGCCGGTCCCATCGTGCTGACCAGCCCGGACTGCGGCAAGGCCAAACTGGCGGAGTACGGGGTCACCACGGCCCCGGACCCCCTCGGTTAA
- the infA gene encoding translation initiation factor IF-1 gives MAKKQGAIEIEGTVIESLPNAMFKVELQNGHKVLAHISGKMRMHYIRILPDDRVVVELSPYDLTRGRIVYRYK, from the coding sequence GTGGCCAAGAAGCAAGGTGCCATCGAAATCGAGGGCACCGTGATCGAGTCCCTCCCGAACGCGATGTTCAAGGTGGAACTGCAGAACGGTCACAAGGTCCTCGCGCACATCAGCGGAAAGATGCGCATGCACTACATCCGCATCCTCCCGGATGACCGGGTCGTCGTGGAGCTGTCTCCGTACGACCTCACGCGTGGCCGGATCGTCTACCGATACAAGTAG
- the rpmJ gene encoding 50S ribosomal protein L36, which produces MKVKPSVKKICDKCKVIRRHGRVMVICDNLRHKQRQG; this is translated from the coding sequence ATGAAGGTCAAGCCGAGCGTCAAGAAGATCTGCGACAAGTGCAAGGTGATCCGCCGTCACGGTCGGGTCATGGTCATCTGCGACAACCTGCGCCACAAGCAGCGCCAGGGCTGA
- the rpsM gene encoding 30S ribosomal protein S13 codes for MARVSGVDIPREKRVEIALTYVFGVGRTRSKEILAATGVNPNTRVRDLAEEDLVKIREYVDANLRTEGDLRREIQGDIRRKIEIQCYQGIRHRRGLPVHGQRTSTNARTRKGPRRAIAGKKKPGKK; via the coding sequence GTGGCACGCGTTTCCGGTGTCGACATCCCGCGCGAAAAGCGTGTGGAGATCGCACTTACCTACGTCTTCGGTGTCGGTCGCACCCGGTCCAAGGAAATCCTTGCGGCCACCGGTGTGAACCCGAACACCCGCGTTCGTGACCTGGCCGAAGAGGACCTCGTCAAGATCCGCGAGTACGTGGACGCCAACCTCCGCACCGAGGGTGACCTCCGCCGCGAGATCCAGGGCGACATTCGCCGCAAGATCGAGATCCAGTGCTACCAGGGCATCCGCCACCGTCGTGGCCTGCCGGTGCACGGTCAGCGCACCAGCACGAACGCGCGTACCCGCAAGGGCCCGCGTCGCGCGATCGCCGGTAAGAAGAAGCCGGGCAAGAAGTAG
- the rpsK gene encoding 30S ribosomal protein S11 gives MPPKGRQGAAKKVRRKEKKNVAHGHAHIKSTFNNTIVSITDPSGNVISWASAGHVGFKGSRKSTPFAAQMAAESAARRAQEHGMRKVDVFVKGPGSGRETAIRSLQATGLEVGSIQDVTPTPHNGCRPPKRRRV, from the coding sequence ATGCCCCCCAAGGGTCGTCAGGGCGCTGCCAAGAAGGTGCGCCGCAAGGAAAAGAAGAACGTCGCTCACGGGCACGCCCACATCAAGAGCACGTTCAACAACACGATCGTCTCGATCACGGACCCCTCGGGCAACGTGATCTCCTGGGCCTCCGCCGGCCACGTCGGCTTCAAGGGCTCGCGCAAGTCCACCCCCTTCGCCGCGCAGATGGCCGCCGAGTCGGCCGCCCGCCGCGCGCAGGAGCACGGCATGCGCAAGGTCGACGTCTTCGTCAAGGGTCCGGGCTCCGGCCGTGAGACCGCGATCCGCTCCCTCCAGGCCACCGGCCTCGAGGTCGGCTCGATCCAGGACGTCACCCCCACCCCGCACAACGGCTGCCGCCCGCCGAAGCGCCGCCGCGTCTGA
- a CDS encoding DNA-directed RNA polymerase subunit alpha translates to MLIAQRPSLTEEVVDEYRSRFVIEPLEPGFGYTLGNSLRRTLLSSIPGAAVTSIRVDGVLHEFTTVPGVKEDVTDIILNIKQLVVSSEHDEPVVMYLRKQGPGLVTAADIAPPAGVEVHNPDLVLATLNGKGKLEMELTVERGRGYVSAVQNKQLGQEIGRIPIDSIYSPVLKVTYKVEATRVEQRTDFDKLIVDVETKQAMRPRDAMASAGKTLVELFGLARELNIDAEGIDMGPSPTDAALAADLALPIEELELTVRSYNCLKREGIHSVGELVARSEADLLDIRNFGAKSIDEVKAKLAGMGLALKDSPPGFDPTAAADAFGADDDADAGFVETEQY, encoded by the coding sequence ATGCTTATCGCTCAGCGTCCTTCGCTGACCGAAGAGGTCGTCGACGAGTACCGCTCGCGGTTCGTGATCGAGCCGCTGGAGCCGGGCTTCGGCTACACCCTCGGCAACTCCCTGCGCCGTACGCTCCTGTCCTCGATCCCGGGTGCCGCTGTCACCAGCATCCGCGTGGACGGCGTCCTGCACGAGTTCACCACCGTGCCGGGTGTCAAGGAAGACGTCACCGACATCATCCTCAACATCAAGCAGCTGGTCGTCTCCTCGGAGCACGACGAGCCGGTCGTGATGTACCTGCGCAAGCAGGGTCCCGGCCTGGTCACCGCTGCTGACATCGCGCCCCCGGCCGGTGTCGAGGTGCACAACCCGGACCTGGTCCTCGCCACGCTCAACGGCAAGGGCAAGCTGGAGATGGAGCTGACCGTCGAGCGCGGCCGCGGCTACGTCTCCGCCGTCCAGAACAAGCAGCTGGGCCAGGAGATCGGCCGCATTCCGATCGACTCCATCTACAGCCCGGTCCTCAAGGTCACCTACAAGGTCGAGGCGACCCGAGTCGAGCAGCGCACCGACTTCGACAAGCTGATCGTCGACGTCGAGACCAAGCAGGCCATGCGCCCGCGCGACGCCATGGCGTCCGCCGGCAAGACCCTGGTCGAGCTGTTCGGTCTGGCGCGCGAGCTCAACATCGACGCCGAGGGCATCGACATGGGCCCGTCCCCCACGGACGCCGCCCTTGCCGCCGACCTGGCGCTGCCGATCGAGGAGCTCGAGCTCACCGTCCGGTCGTACAACTGCCTCAAGCGCGAGGGCATCCACTCCGTGGGTGAGCTCGTCGCCCGCTCCGAGGCCGACCTGCTCGACATCCGCAACTTCGGTGCGAAGTCGATCGACGAGGTCAAGGCGAAGCTGGCCGGCATGGGCCTGGCCCTCAAGGACAGCCCGCCCGGATTCGACCCGACCGCCGCCGCCGACGCCTTCGGCGCCGACGACGACGCGGACGCGGGCTTCGTCGAGACCGAGCAGTACTAA
- the rplQ gene encoding 50S ribosomal protein L17: protein MPRPAKGARLGGSAAHEKHLLANLAKALFEHGRITTTEAKARRLRPYAERLVTKAKKGDIHNRRLVLQTITDKSIVHTLFTEIAPRYENRPGGYTRITKIGNRRGDNAPMAVIELVEALTVAQQATGEAEAATKRAVKEAEATEAPAAEETKEA, encoded by the coding sequence ATGCCGCGTCCCGCAAAGGGTGCCCGCCTGGGCGGCTCGGCCGCGCACGAGAAGCACCTCCTCGCGAACCTCGCGAAGGCGCTCTTCGAGCACGGCCGCATCACCACCACCGAGGCCAAGGCCCGTCGCCTGCGTCCCTACGCCGAGCGTCTGGTCACCAAGGCCAAGAAGGGCGACATCCACAACCGTCGCCTGGTGCTGCAGACGATCACGGACAAGAGCATCGTGCACACGCTGTTCACCGAGATCGCCCCGCGCTACGAGAACCGCCCCGGTGGTTACACGCGCATCACCAAGATCGGCAACCGTCGTGGCGACAACGCCCCGATGGCGGTCATCGAGCTGGTCGAGGCCCTGACGGTCGCCCAGCAGGCCACTGGTGAGGCCGAGGCCGCCACCAAGCGCGCGGTGAAGGAGGCGGAGGCCACCGAGGCTCCCGCCGCCGAGGAGACCAAGGAGGCCTGA
- the truA gene encoding tRNA pseudouridine(38-40) synthase TruA, which translates to MSDEVEPGHVRVRLDLSYDGKDFSGWAKQRVLRTVQGELESALQTVMRLREPVELTVAGRTDAGVHARGQVAQFDLAEEVWAEHHDKLLRRLAGRLPHDVRVWKVAEAPAGFNARFSAIWRRYAYRVGDHQGGVDPLRRGHVLWHQWPLDVDAMNEASAPLLGEHDFAAYCKKREGATTIRTLQQLGWERGEDGIVTATVRADAFCHNMVRSLVGALLHVGDGHRPTDWPGKVLAAAVRDSSVHVVKPHGLTLEEVGYPADELLAARSKEARNVRTLPGAGCC; encoded by the coding sequence GTGAGTGACGAGGTGGAGCCCGGGCACGTCCGGGTGCGGCTGGACCTGAGCTACGACGGCAAGGACTTCTCCGGCTGGGCGAAGCAGCGCGTGCTGCGGACCGTGCAGGGCGAGCTGGAGAGCGCGCTGCAGACGGTGATGAGGCTGCGGGAGCCGGTCGAGCTGACCGTCGCCGGGCGCACCGACGCCGGCGTGCACGCCCGCGGCCAGGTCGCGCAGTTCGACCTGGCCGAAGAGGTGTGGGCCGAGCACCACGACAAGCTGCTGCGCCGCCTCGCCGGTCGGCTGCCGCACGACGTCCGGGTGTGGAAGGTCGCCGAGGCCCCCGCGGGCTTCAACGCCCGCTTCTCGGCCATCTGGCGCCGCTACGCCTACCGGGTGGGCGACCACCAGGGCGGGGTCGACCCGCTGCGCCGCGGCCACGTCCTGTGGCACCAGTGGCCTCTCGACGTCGACGCCATGAACGAGGCCTCCGCCCCGCTGCTCGGCGAGCACGACTTCGCCGCGTACTGCAAGAAGCGCGAGGGCGCCACGACCATCCGCACGCTCCAGCAGCTCGGCTGGGAGCGCGGCGAGGACGGGATCGTCACCGCGACCGTGCGAGCCGACGCCTTCTGCCACAACATGGTCCGCTCGCTGGTCGGCGCCCTGCTGCACGTCGGCGACGGGCACCGGCCCACCGACTGGCCCGGCAAGGTGCTCGCGGCGGCCGTACGGGACTCCTCGGTGCACGTGGTCAAGCCGCACGGGCTGACCCTGGAGGAGGTCGGCTACCCGGCCGACGAGCTGCTGGCCGCCCGCAGCAAGGAAGCCCGGAACGTGCGGACCCTGCCGGGCGCCGGCTGCTGCTAA
- a CDS encoding ABC-F family ATP-binding cassette domain-containing protein, giving the protein MRGMGHLEASHLEYYLPDGRVLLPDVSFRVGEGSVAALVGANGAGKTTLLKLISGELQPHGGGVTISGGLGVMSQFVGSVRDETTVRDLLVSVSQPRIREAAKAVDRAEQLILTVDDEAAQMAYAQALSDWADVQGYEAETLWDVCTMAALAIPYDSAQFREVRTLSGGEQKRLVLEALLRGPDEVLLLDEPDNYLDVPGKRWLEEQLKATRKTVLFVSHDRELLTQAAEKIISLEASPTGSDVWVHGSGFATYHEARKERFARFEELKRRWDEEHARLKALVLRLRNQAASSPDMASRYRAMQTRFQKFEEAGPPPEPPREQDIRMRLKGGRTGVRALTVENLELTGLMKPFSLEVFYGERVAVLGSNGSGKSHFLRLLAGEDVKHTGSWKLGARVVPGHFAQTHAHPELFGRTLVDILWTEAAKPLGQAMGALRRYELERQGEQPFEKLSGGQQARFQILLLELAGTTALLLDEPTDNLDLESAEALQDGLESYDGTVLCVTHDRWFARTFDRYLVFGSDGVVRETQEPVWDERRVERKR; this is encoded by the coding sequence ATGCGCGGCATGGGACATCTCGAAGCCAGCCACCTGGAGTACTACCTTCCCGACGGGCGGGTCCTGCTCCCCGACGTCTCCTTCCGGGTCGGGGAGGGGTCGGTGGCGGCCCTGGTGGGGGCGAACGGCGCCGGCAAGACCACCCTGCTCAAGCTGATCTCCGGAGAGCTCCAGCCGCACGGCGGCGGGGTCACGATCAGCGGCGGGCTCGGCGTGATGTCGCAGTTCGTGGGCTCCGTACGGGACGAGACGACCGTGCGGGACCTGCTGGTCTCGGTGTCCCAGCCGCGGATCCGGGAGGCCGCGAAGGCCGTGGACCGCGCCGAGCAGCTGATCCTCACCGTCGACGACGAGGCCGCGCAGATGGCGTACGCGCAGGCGCTCAGCGACTGGGCCGACGTGCAGGGCTACGAGGCGGAGACCCTGTGGGACGTTTGCACCATGGCCGCGCTCGCCATCCCGTACGACTCCGCGCAGTTCCGCGAGGTGCGCACGCTGTCGGGCGGTGAGCAGAAGCGGCTGGTGCTGGAGGCGCTGCTGCGCGGGCCCGACGAGGTGCTGCTGCTCGACGAGCCGGACAACTACCTCGACGTGCCGGGCAAGCGCTGGCTGGAGGAGCAGCTGAAGGCCACCCGCAAGACGGTGCTCTTCGTCAGCCACGACCGGGAACTGCTCACCCAGGCCGCTGAGAAGATCATCAGCCTGGAGGCGAGCCCGACGGGCAGCGACGTGTGGGTGCACGGCTCGGGCTTCGCGACCTACCACGAGGCCCGCAAGGAGCGCTTCGCGCGCTTCGAGGAGCTCAAGCGGCGCTGGGACGAGGAGCACGCCCGCCTGAAGGCCCTGGTGCTGCGGCTGCGCAACCAGGCCGCCTCCAGCCCCGACATGGCCTCGCGCTACCGGGCGATGCAGACCCGCTTCCAGAAGTTCGAGGAAGCCGGCCCGCCTCCGGAGCCGCCGCGCGAGCAGGACATCAGGATGCGGCTCAAGGGCGGCCGGACCGGCGTGCGGGCGCTGACCGTGGAGAACCTGGAGCTCACGGGGCTGATGAAGCCGTTCTCCCTGGAGGTCTTCTACGGGGAGCGGGTCGCCGTCCTCGGCTCGAACGGCTCGGGCAAGTCGCACTTCCTGCGGCTGCTGGCCGGCGAGGACGTCAAGCACACCGGCAGCTGGAAGCTGGGCGCACGGGTGGTTCCCGGCCACTTCGCGCAGACCCACGCGCACCCGGAGCTCTTCGGCCGCACCCTCGTCGACATCCTGTGGACGGAGGCGGCCAAGCCCCTGGGCCAGGCGATGGGGGCCCTGCGCCGCTACGAGCTGGAGCGGCAGGGCGAGCAGCCCTTCGAGAAGCTCTCGGGCGGCCAGCAGGCCCGCTTCCAGATCCTGCTGCTGGAGCTGGCGGGGACCACGGCGCTGCTCCTGGACGAGCCGACGGACAACCTGGACCTGGAGTCCGCGGAGGCCCTGCAGGACGGCCTGGAGTCGTACGACGGCACGGTGCTGTGCGTCACGCACGACCGCTGGTTCGCCCGCACATTCGACCGCTACCTGGTATTCGGTTCGGACGGTGTGGTGCGGGAGACTCAGGAGCCCGTCTGGGACGAACGTAGAGTCGAACGCAAGCGCTAG
- a CDS encoding glycosyltransferase family 87 protein, translating to MKREKHSSGNRLVDWLLRPASRPWQLLSLAVVLGVCVSTSLRENWGSDNAFVVKAAQTLLAGGSPYEDKRFLYLPSAVLMAVPEALLPTTVLRWSLPVAMSGLLGIGWLAALRIFSVPLRSRFAVVGFPVLALAYKPYVNLVLIGNWTAISAAALPAALLLAHRRHWGAAGLVVGLAIACKPMLVPVGLLFVLARRWRGLAAAVLVPLGLSLAGALLMPSPSLFFTKTLPFLLQGQDAYALPWDASPIAVLPRLGVPEPLAVLVAFAGAGAGLWAAWTRWRRTEGEPDGGELRLVETACMVMLAAFLVSRPSFDHYLLVVLPLLLASAVRPGSMPRSPWFWLALAPQLALVPWPSELDHKRRAFKDCATLCGLAILLARRALPSGRVILEPVTTAGSPPRTEPECAATPAESASRTAF from the coding sequence ATGAAACGGGAGAAACACAGCTCCGGGAACCGGCTGGTCGACTGGCTGCTGCGGCCCGCGTCCCGGCCCTGGCAGCTCCTCTCCCTCGCGGTCGTCCTCGGGGTGTGCGTCTCCACGAGCTTGCGGGAGAACTGGGGCTCCGACAACGCCTTCGTGGTCAAGGCCGCGCAGACGCTGCTGGCCGGCGGCTCTCCGTACGAGGACAAGCGCTTCCTGTACCTGCCGAGCGCGGTCCTCATGGCCGTTCCGGAGGCGCTGCTGCCGACGACGGTGCTGCGGTGGAGCCTGCCGGTGGCGATGTCCGGGCTGCTGGGCATCGGCTGGCTGGCCGCGCTGCGGATCTTCTCGGTGCCGCTGCGCTCGCGCTTCGCGGTCGTCGGGTTCCCGGTGCTGGCCCTGGCCTACAAGCCGTACGTGAACCTCGTGCTGATCGGCAACTGGACCGCGATCTCGGCGGCCGCGCTGCCGGCGGCCCTGCTGCTCGCGCACCGGCGGCACTGGGGGGCGGCCGGACTGGTGGTCGGGCTGGCGATCGCCTGCAAGCCGATGCTGGTGCCGGTCGGGCTGCTGTTCGTGCTCGCGCGGCGGTGGCGGGGGCTGGCCGCGGCCGTGCTGGTTCCGCTCGGGCTCTCGCTGGCGGGCGCGCTGCTGATGCCGAGCCCGTCGCTGTTCTTCACCAAGACCCTGCCGTTCCTGCTCCAGGGGCAGGACGCGTACGCGCTGCCGTGGGACGCCTCGCCGATCGCGGTGCTGCCCCGGCTGGGGGTGCCGGAGCCGCTGGCGGTGCTGGTGGCCTTCGCGGGGGCCGGGGCGGGGCTGTGGGCCGCCTGGACCCGGTGGCGGCGTACGGAGGGGGAGCCGGACGGGGGAGAGCTGCGGCTCGTGGAGACGGCCTGCATGGTGATGCTCGCCGCGTTCCTGGTCTCCCGGCCGTCCTTCGACCACTACCTGCTGGTGGTGCTGCCGCTGCTGCTGGCCTCGGCGGTGCGGCCCGGCTCGATGCCCCGCTCGCCCTGGTTCTGGCTGGCCCTGGCGCCCCAGCTGGCACTGGTGCCGTGGCCTTCGGAGCTGGACCACAAGCGGCGCGCGTTCAAGGACTGCGCCACCCTGTGCGGGCTCGCGATTCTGCTGGCGCGTCGTGCGCTGCCCTCCGGACGGGTTATTCTGGAGCCTGTAACAACTGCGGGGTCCCCACCCAGGACCGAACCGGAGTGCGCCGCGACGCCAGCAGAATCGGCATCGCGGACCGCGTTTTGA
- the rplM gene encoding 50S ribosomal protein L13 encodes MRTFSPKPGDISRQWLVIDAQDVVLGRLATQAAALLRGKHKPTYAPHMDMGDFVIIVNADKVHLSGNKATQKMAYRHSGFPGGLRSVRYDDLLANNPEKAVEKAVKGMLPKNTLGRQMLSKLKVYSGDQHPHAAQQPVPFEITQVAQ; translated from the coding sequence GTGCGTACGTTCAGCCCCAAGCCCGGCGACATCTCGCGCCAGTGGCTCGTCATCGACGCCCAGGACGTTGTCCTCGGCCGTCTGGCGACCCAGGCCGCCGCCCTCCTGCGCGGCAAGCACAAGCCGACTTACGCCCCCCACATGGACATGGGCGACTTCGTCATCATCGTCAACGCCGACAAGGTTCACCTGTCCGGCAACAAGGCGACCCAGAAGATGGCGTACCGCCACTCCGGCTTCCCGGGTGGTCTGCGTTCCGTGCGTTACGACGACCTTCTGGCGAACAACCCGGAGAAGGCCGTCGAGAAGGCCGTCAAGGGCATGCTCCCCAAGAACACCCTGGGCCGTCAGATGCTCTCGAAGCTGAAGGTCTACTCGGGCGACCAGCACCCCCACGCTGCCCAGCAGCCGGTGCCGTTCGAGATCACCCAGGTCGCGCAGTAG
- the rpsI gene encoding 30S ribosomal protein S9, giving the protein MAETTAETTPAEEFEGNVEEYTSESEAVVEGDYTSESLAGRFGDPQPAAGLGRRKNAIARVRIVPGTGKWKINGRTLEDYFPNKVHQQEVNEPFKLLELDNRYDIIARIAGGGVSGQAGALRLGVARALNEADVDNNRPALKKAGFLSRDDRAVERKKAGLKKARKAPQYSKR; this is encoded by the coding sequence GTGGCCGAGACCACCGCCGAGACGACCCCCGCCGAAGAGTTCGAGGGCAACGTCGAGGAGTACACCAGCGAGTCCGAGGCCGTAGTCGAGGGCGACTACACCTCCGAGTCCCTTGCCGGTCGCTTCGGCGACCCCCAGCCGGCCGCCGGCCTGGGCCGTCGCAAGAACGCCATCGCCCGCGTCCGGATCGTTCCGGGCACCGGCAAGTGGAAGATCAACGGTCGCACCCTTGAGGACTACTTCCCCAACAAGGTGCACCAGCAGGAAGTGAACGAGCCGTTCAAGCTCCTCGAGCTGGACAACCGCTACGACATCATCGCCCGCATCGCGGGTGGCGGCGTCTCCGGCCAGGCCGGCGCCCTGCGCCTCGGTGTGGCCCGTGCGCTGAACGAGGCGGACGTGGACAACAACCGCCCGGCGCTGAAGAAGGCCGGCTTCCTCTCCCGCGACGACCGTGCGGTCGAGCGCAAGAAGGCCGGTCTTAAGAAGGCCCGTAAGGCTCCGCAGTACAGCAAGCGTTAA
- the glmM gene encoding phosphoglucosamine mutase gives MGRLFGTDGVRGVANADLTAELALGLSVAAAHVLGEAGTFAGHRPTAVVGRDPRASGEFLEAAVVAGLASAGVDVLRVGVLPTPAVAYLTGALGADLGVMLSASHNAMPDNGIKFFARGGHKLADELEDRIESVYEEHRTGAPWDRPTGSGVGRVSDYNEGFEKYVAHLIGVLPNRLDGLKIVLDEAHGAAAYVSPEAFARAGAEIVTIGAEPDGLNINEGCGSTHLGLLKAAVVEHGADFGIAHDGDADRCLAVDGAGAEVDGDQILAVLALAMREAGQLRGNTVVGTVMSNLGFKLAMEAEGIQVVQTGVGDRYVLESMKEHGYALGGEQSGHVIILDHATTGDGTLTGLLLAARVAATGRSLAELAGVMQRLPQVLINVPDVDRSRVATSGELAAAVADAERELGATGRVLLRPSGTEPLVRVMVEAADIEQARAVAGRLADVVKSALG, from the coding sequence GTGGGACGACTCTTCGGGACGGACGGTGTACGCGGCGTTGCCAACGCGGATCTGACGGCGGAGCTCGCGCTCGGCCTCTCCGTGGCGGCTGCCCACGTACTGGGTGAGGCGGGTACCTTCGCGGGCCACCGGCCGACCGCGGTGGTCGGACGCGACCCCCGGGCCTCGGGCGAATTCCTCGAGGCGGCCGTCGTGGCCGGCCTCGCGAGCGCGGGCGTGGACGTCCTGCGCGTCGGTGTGCTGCCCACCCCGGCGGTGGCGTATCTCACCGGTGCGCTGGGTGCCGACCTCGGCGTGATGCTCTCCGCCAGCCACAACGCGATGCCGGACAACGGCATCAAGTTCTTCGCCCGGGGCGGCCACAAGCTCGCCGACGAGCTGGAGGACCGCATCGAGTCCGTCTACGAGGAGCACCGCACCGGCGCCCCCTGGGACCGGCCCACCGGCTCCGGCGTCGGCCGCGTCTCGGACTACAACGAGGGCTTCGAGAAGTACGTCGCCCACCTGATCGGGGTGCTTCCCAACCGCCTCGACGGCCTGAAGATCGTCCTGGACGAGGCGCACGGCGCGGCCGCGTACGTGTCGCCGGAGGCCTTCGCCCGGGCCGGCGCGGAGATCGTCACGATCGGCGCCGAGCCCGACGGCCTGAACATCAACGAGGGCTGCGGCTCCACCCACCTCGGCCTGCTCAAGGCGGCCGTCGTCGAGCACGGCGCCGACTTCGGCATCGCGCACGACGGTGACGCCGACCGCTGCCTGGCCGTGGACGGCGCGGGCGCGGAGGTCGACGGCGACCAGATCCTCGCCGTGCTGGCGCTGGCCATGCGCGAGGCCGGCCAGCTGCGCGGGAACACCGTGGTCGGCACCGTGATGTCCAACCTGGGCTTCAAGCTGGCCATGGAGGCCGAGGGCATCCAGGTCGTGCAGACCGGCGTGGGCGACCGGTACGTCCTGGAGTCGATGAAGGAGCACGGCTACGCGCTGGGCGGCGAGCAGTCCGGCCACGTGATCATCCTCGACCACGCGACGACCGGCGACGGCACGCTGACCGGGCTGCTGCTGGCGGCGCGGGTCGCGGCCACCGGCAGGTCCCTGGCCGAGCTGGCCGGCGTCATGCAGCGGCTGCCGCAGGTGCTGATCAACGTTCCCGACGTGGACAGGTCCCGCGTCGCGACCTCCGGCGAGCTGGCCGCGGCCGTGGCCGACGCCGAGCGCGAGCTGGGCGCCACCGGGCGCGTGCTGCTCCGTCCGTCCGGCACGGAGCCGCTCGTTCGGGTGATGGTGGAAGCCGCCGACATCGAGCAGGCCCGCGCGGTCGCCGGCCGGCTCGCGGACGTCGTGAAGTCGGCGCTCGGCTAG